The sequence below is a genomic window from Oreochromis aureus strain Israel breed Guangdong linkage group 12, ZZ_aureus, whole genome shotgun sequence.
AGGCCCCAAAGCCTCACGACTCTGAGTTGGAGCAAATTTAGAAGGAAGGATGACCAGTGGAAACACCACCTCTGGGTCAAGGGCAAAACTAACGTCCAGATACACCTGGGAAAcagtcagagatggagaaacttgTAAAGCATTATAATCTGCAATAAAGATGTTGTGTTTAGACACatgtttactttttattatttatccaCAAATGTTTGCAAAAAAGCAGGTTCATTTCTGAGGTAAAACAAATGTATTGTTTCTTACCTTTATGTAATATTCAACTGAGATGATTTCACAGTTACGGAGGGTGGGAATGGCATCACTGGGAACTTTCAGCTGGCAGGAGGCAGTTTGCTCTGAGTTTGGACGGATAGTGTCTCCGACCATTTTGAACAGCGTTTCCTTGCTGCTATTAGTGTTGTCCTGGCAACTGTACACCGTTACCTGCTGAAGTTTGAATTTGAGCCTCATGTTCTTGGAAGAGGAGTTGCAGATTTTGGCGACAACAGATAAGGTTTCACCTGTCAAAAGCAAATATTAACAATACgctgcattttttttactcTATCAACATTTGCTAGAGCACGTTGCAGATGCTTTACCTGGAGAACAAACTCCTCTGTTAATGGTAGCACAGATCTGGACCTGTCCCTTGGAGAGACCACTCATCTTTTTATGCACTGAACTGGACTGTGGACACTATAACAAaccaaataaacatttttccaGATCAACTAAATGCCTCATGTGGAGAAAATGCAGAAGAAAATACCTCAATGTTGTTTTTAGGCTTCAGATCTAGTCCAGGTAATCATCATCAACGCTGAATTCTCTTGTATGTTACATTTACACTGTTGGTATCTTTGAACTGATGACTATCCCTGAGatatataaacaaaaaactttaaAGTGTAAAAGGTAACTCAGGTTTTTGaatctgaaacattttttattgaatAGTTAGAACACATTTTCCAAAAATCTGATGTTTAACATATGTCACTCTAGTGTTTACCATCATTTGAGGAGTGTGTGGACAGGACTTTGACACAAAGTTGATCTCTTTTAGTACTTTCGAAGGCAGTCGCCAGCTCCTAGATATCTTGGCTTCAAAGGTGTAGACAATATTTCCATGTTTTCCCTTGAAGGACGAAGGCATCCTCCTGTAAAACAGAACTAATCAGGAATGCATTCATTTGCAAAAGCAAGATATTTATTAATGTTGGATGCTGCAAATTCTCACTTACCCCTCTGGGATTTTGAGCCTGAACTTAAAGATGTGCACTCTTTTTGGAAGAACAGTCCCTGCAAGAGTCGTTTGATTAACATTTGATCTCAATCTCATATTCTCAAAgttaactgttttctttttctctgctacACTATTGAACCCATTGATACTTCCTTCTGTccgccttttgttttgtttggcatTACAGATAAAagtgttaatattttttaactATAGCTGCCAATAACAGATAATAAAAGACAAGTTAACCAACTTGAATTAGTTCTCAATCTTTTTTGTGGTTTGACCTGGAATCCTATCATGCACACCTCGATAAGatgtctttatttattcatttatttatttagatttttgttCTTATTATTTTGGGACATATCTTTCCTCAGACTCTTCACTTcataagaagaaaaataaccttttgggttttttttaaagtaaggaATCTAACTGTAGCAATTTCGCTTTTTAATACAACACATTGCCACATTTCCTGATAAATTTCATAGCTACAAACACCTTTAAGTACAACAAACTCTGTTTGACTTTGACATCCTACCTTCATGATTTTCTGCAACCAAGTATTCCTTCACTTTGAAATATCTCCTGTGCGCACTTTGCAGTCTCTCGACAGGTACACCTACTTCTGTCCATTCTACGTTAGCTTCTCCTTTGGCTTTTACATAAACGCTCTTGACTTTGACGTCTTTTTTCAACCTGAAACTAACTGTGCCCACTATGGTATCGCCTTCAGAATAGCTGCTGTTGTCACTGATTGTTTCAAAAGTCACATTTAAGTTCTTTATGGGAGACATTTCAGAGCCGAGTGAAATGCAGAGCGTTTTTCCAGGCACTGATAAACTGATGTAAGCGATATTACAGGAAGCTCCGCCTAAAGAGTGAGATCGTAATTTATCATTCTACCCAATATCATATATATCTAAATATCATATAAAGAGAAACCTCATATATTTATGCAGTTTAGAGTGATGTGAGAAACACTACCAGGTCACAAACGATGCTCACAAGAAGAAGATTACATTCACAGCAAATTGGCAGGTTTTTAAAGTATATTCCAGTAAAACCCCGAAACCTATTAAAATATGCTTATGATGTGCTGGTGACTGTGAATTGGGCGCTCATATATGTGGTATCTGCCGCTAGTCCATCTGTAATGGACTAGCGATCAATCAAAAACTGTATAGAGTATCGCAAATTTCACCCCGTGACAACAGCGATAGGCTCCAACCCCGGGCTAAGAAAATTGAAGGATGCTCTTATAAACTTTTGCATCACCAAAATCACTCGTCAGAGTCAGACTGGGCAAAAACATGTGTCCCTGTGTGTAGGATGCGAGCATTAGGTATCGGTATGATTATTCGGGGATATTCCGTCCCATTCAGCAGAgagagtttgttttgtttcgtcAGCAATGATTCAGATTCGTCCCATCTGGGTGTTGAAGAAACTATCGTGTCCTTTGTGCCGAATTGCGCTGAATTCTGTGACGTAGACTGATTTTGGCTCGCCCCTGATTATGCGGAAAAATGACTTGTTCTAAGAAAGTCTGCATGCAGTTTGCTGGGTCTGaacggtaaaaaaaaaaaaaaaaaaaaaaaaaaaagtcagtcgAAACAATTTAACAATTTTTCCCCTCTTCCAGATTGCAGTGTAGATTTTAGTGTAAATTATTTTGTGGACACGCTGGTTTATATTTGTCCGATAGGCCCTTCAGTAATTACCCTGCCTGTTGTGATTGCTTAGTTTAACGTCgttgtgtcatggtcctgagtttagtgtgtgtgtgtttattattattaatttatattatttaatttagtgtTATTCGTAGTTTTAGTGCTCCCTACTGATCTGCTACTGTGTGTTATATCCTTAGTTTCTAGTCTTCAGGTTTCTGTTACTGTGCCCCATGTTCCCATGTTCGTACATCTCCTATGACCCCCCTGTCAGTCATGTGTCCTGGTCTCAGTGCCAAGTCGGTGTCTTAGTCTGTCTCATGTTTCCCGTTTTATTTTGATGGCCTCTCGTCTAGTGTTTAGTCTaatcagttttgcttcctccctgtctcGAAAATATTATGGCAACACTGAGAA
It includes:
- the LOC120443199 gene encoding arrestin domain-containing protein 3-like, translated to MPSSFKGKHGNIVYTFEAKISRSWRLPSKVLKEINFVSKSCPHTPQMMCPQSSSVHKKMSGLSKGQVQICATINRGVCSPGETLSVVAKICNSSSKNMRLKFKLQQVTVYSCQDNTNSSKETLFKMVGDTIRPNSEQTASCQLKVPSDAIPTLRNCEIISVEYYIKVYLDVSFALDPEVVFPLVILPSKFAPTQSREALGPETVEPPAYSEFTSSTLPTGLDPILTGSGVYQYSTPDPTQHANITSDCNQWPPGAVSQGFSVPAFIAPSVQHPGPTALRGEEPPLYLSIYQHQNE